In the genome of Xanthobacteraceae bacterium, one region contains:
- a CDS encoding UDP-N-acetylmuramoyl-L-alanyl-D-glutamate--2,6-diaminopimelate ligase — MAATHSLRDLTGAEAPDIRVSGITADSRAVERGFAFFAVPGAKADGMQFAADALAKGAGIIVGEAERPAHIPADRYMKVVDVRRALALAAAKFFPRQPATIVAVTGTNGKTSVASFVRQIWTALGEQAASVGTVGLVTPKGETSGSLTTPDPVGLHKLLDRLAGEGVTHMAMEASSHGLDQKRLDGVRLSAGAFTNLTRDHLDYHRTFDDYRAAKLRLFDTLLPAGTAAIVDADEDEAAKFVEAAKARGLRIFTVGRAGENLKLVSATNNGFEQRLEISANKKPYSVTLPLVGAFQVSNALVAAGLAIATGSEPGAVLAALENLKGASGRLELAGKKNNAPIFVDYAHTPDAVEIALRALRPYVKGKLAVVLGAGGDRDPGKRPLMGAAAAKHADIVYVTDDNPRSEDPALIRSAILAAAPDAIEIGDRMEAIKTAVCALKDGDVLLVAGKGHESGQILRDRTIPFTDHAAVKAALEGQ; from the coding sequence ATGGCTGCCACGCATTCCCTGCGAGACCTGACCGGCGCGGAAGCGCCCGATATTCGCGTGAGCGGCATTACTGCAGATAGCCGCGCGGTGGAGCGTGGGTTCGCGTTCTTTGCCGTGCCGGGAGCGAAGGCGGACGGCATGCAGTTCGCCGCCGACGCGCTGGCAAAAGGTGCGGGCATCATCGTCGGAGAGGCGGAGCGCCCCGCGCATATTCCCGCTGATCGTTATATGAAAGTTGTGGACGTGCGCCGCGCGCTTGCGCTTGCTGCCGCGAAGTTTTTTCCGCGCCAGCCGGCAACGATTGTCGCGGTTACCGGTACGAACGGGAAAACGTCCGTTGCTTCCTTCGTGCGCCAGATCTGGACCGCGCTTGGCGAACAGGCTGCAAGCGTCGGCACGGTCGGCCTCGTTACGCCGAAGGGTGAAACATCCGGCAGCCTGACCACGCCCGATCCGGTCGGCCTCCACAAACTGCTCGACCGCCTCGCGGGCGAAGGCGTGACCCACATGGCGATGGAGGCGTCGTCGCACGGTCTCGACCAGAAGCGGCTCGACGGTGTGCGGCTTTCGGCGGGGGCGTTCACGAACCTGACGCGTGATCATCTCGATTATCACCGGACGTTCGACGATTACCGCGCGGCGAAGCTGCGGCTGTTCGATACGCTGTTACCTGCAGGCACGGCGGCCATTGTCGATGCCGACGAGGACGAAGCGGCGAAGTTTGTTGAAGCCGCGAAGGCGCGGGGCTTGCGGATTTTCACCGTGGGACGCGCGGGCGAGAATCTCAAACTGGTTTCGGCCACGAATAATGGCTTCGAGCAGCGGCTCGAAATTTCTGCGAACAAGAAACCGTATAGCGTCACGCTTCCGCTGGTCGGTGCGTTTCAGGTTTCCAACGCGCTGGTCGCGGCCGGCCTTGCCATCGCAACCGGCTCGGAGCCGGGCGCGGTTTTGGCGGCGCTGGAGAACCTCAAAGGCGCTTCCGGCCGCCTCGAACTGGCGGGCAAGAAGAACAACGCGCCGATCTTCGTCGATTACGCGCATACGCCGGATGCGGTCGAGATCGCGCTGCGCGCGTTGCGGCCCTATGTGAAGGGTAAGCTCGCGGTGGTGCTGGGTGCGGGCGGGGACCGCGATCCGGGCAAGCGCCCGCTGATGGGGGCGGCTGCCGCGAAACATGCGGACATCGTCTATGTCACCGACGACAATCCGCGCAGCGAAGACCCGGCGTTGATCCGCAGCGCGATTCTCGCCGCCGCGCCGGACGCCATCGAGATCGGCGACCGCATGGAAGCGATCAAGACGGCGGTGTGCGCGCTGAAAGATGGTGACGTGTTGCTCGTCGCCGGGAAAGGTCACGAAAGCGGCCAAATCCTGCGCGACCGGACCATACCGTTTACGGATCACGCTGCGGTCAAGGCCGCGCTTGAGGGGCAATGA
- the mraY gene encoding phospho-N-acetylmuramoyl-pentapeptide-transferase, whose protein sequence is MFYWLAQFSDTIPGFNVFRYITFRTGGAVVTALLFVFLFGPGIIAQLRIKQGKGQPIRSDGPQSHLSKKGTPTMGGLMILSGLIVSTLLWANLSNLYVWVVLGVTVSFGTIGFYDDYLKVKRQTHGGLSGRARIVLEVVIAMIAVYAITRISQPNLAYSVAVPFLKDFFVPLGWGILLFGAFVIVGGGNAVNLTDGLDGLAIVPVMIAAASFALIAYLVGNAVFAGYLQIQHVPRAGELAVICGAVIGAGLGFLWFNAPPAQIFMGDTGSLSLGALLATIAVATKHEIVLAVIGGLFVLEAISVIVQVISFKLTGKRVFKMAPIHHHFEQLGWTEAQVVIRFWIVAVVLALIGLSTLKLR, encoded by the coding sequence TTGTTTTACTGGCTCGCGCAGTTTTCCGACACGATCCCCGGCTTTAACGTCTTCCGCTACATCACCTTCCGCACCGGCGGCGCGGTGGTGACCGCGCTGTTGTTCGTGTTCCTGTTCGGGCCCGGCATCATCGCGCAGCTTCGCATCAAGCAGGGCAAGGGCCAGCCGATCCGCAGCGACGGACCGCAATCGCACCTTTCGAAGAAGGGCACGCCCACCATGGGCGGGCTGATGATCCTCTCCGGCCTCATCGTCTCGACGCTGCTGTGGGCCAACCTCTCGAACCTTTATGTCTGGGTCGTGCTTGGCGTGACGGTCTCGTTCGGCACAATCGGTTTCTACGACGACTACCTGAAGGTGAAGCGCCAGACGCATGGCGGCCTTTCGGGGCGCGCGCGCATCGTGCTCGAAGTCGTGATTGCGATGATCGCGGTCTATGCGATTACGCGCATCTCGCAGCCGAACCTCGCCTATTCGGTGGCGGTGCCGTTTCTGAAGGATTTTTTCGTTCCGCTCGGCTGGGGCATCCTGTTGTTCGGCGCGTTCGTCATTGTCGGCGGCGGCAATGCGGTGAACCTTACCGACGGCCTCGACGGCCTCGCCATCGTGCCGGTGATGATCGCGGCCGCGAGCTTCGCGCTGATCGCTTATCTTGTCGGCAACGCCGTGTTCGCGGGCTACCTGCAAATCCAGCACGTGCCGCGCGCGGGTGAACTCGCGGTGATCTGCGGCGCGGTGATCGGCGCGGGTCTCGGCTTCCTGTGGTTCAACGCGCCGCCCGCGCAGATTTTCATGGGCGACACCGGCTCGCTCTCGCTCGGCGCGCTACTCGCGACGATTGCGGTCGCCACCAAGCACGAGATCGTGCTCGCGGTGATCGGCGGACTGTTCGTGCTCGAAGCAATCTCGGTCATCGTGCAGGTGATCTCGTTCAAGCTCACCGGCAAGCGCGTGTTCAAGATGGCGCCGATCCATCATCACTTCGAGCAGCTCGGCTGGACCGAGGCGCAGGTCGTGATCCGCTTCTGGATCGTTGCAGTGGTGCTGGCGCTGATCGGTCTTTCCACCCTCAAGCTGCGCTGA
- a CDS encoding UDP-N-acetylmuramoylalanyl-D-glutamyl-2,6-diaminopimelate--D-alanyl-D-alanine ligase, whose amino-acid sequence MSAQPLWTTGKLTDAARGTLRGMSGAEAVTGISIDTRSIAPGEAFFAIRGDRLDGHEYANAALERGASVAVVEEAFAAKQPSNARLIVVNNTLEALRNAGVAARARSGAKIVAVTGSVGKTSTKEALRIALGASGEVHASAASFNNHWGVPLSLSRLPEAVKFGVFEIGMNHAGEIEPLVKMVRPHVAIVTTVEPVHLEHFSGIEAIADAKAEIFLGLEPGGAVLLYRDNPQYARLAESAKRAKAGHVLSFGEHESADVRLLDVALKEDASAAHALVLGDEVMFKLGAPGKHLVMNALAVLAAVKLMGADLAKAALALGDYTPPQGRGRRVPLQLPGGSGLLIDESYNANPASMRAAIEVLSRAPLGNGGRRIAVLGDMLELGEEGPALHAGLAAPLANGGIDLVFCSGPLMRSLWDALSPGQRGGYAESAAELEPDVISALRGGDAIMVKGSNGSRMGPLAASIAQKFGMPAKVSA is encoded by the coding sequence ATGAGCGCGCAACCGCTTTGGACGACCGGCAAGCTGACGGATGCCGCGCGCGGCACTTTGCGTGGCATGAGCGGCGCAGAGGCGGTTACCGGCATTTCCATCGACACGCGGAGCATCGCTCCCGGCGAGGCGTTCTTCGCCATCAGGGGCGACCGCCTCGACGGCCATGAATATGCGAACGCCGCGCTGGAGCGCGGTGCTTCCGTTGCGGTGGTCGAAGAAGCGTTCGCGGCGAAGCAACCTTCAAATGCACGATTGATTGTCGTGAACAATACGCTGGAAGCGCTGCGCAATGCGGGCGTTGCCGCGCGCGCGCGTTCGGGGGCGAAGATTGTCGCCGTCACCGGCTCTGTGGGCAAGACCAGCACCAAGGAAGCGCTACGCATCGCGCTTGGCGCGAGCGGCGAAGTGCACGCATCTGCCGCCTCGTTCAACAATCACTGGGGCGTGCCGCTGTCGCTTTCGCGTTTGCCGGAAGCGGTGAAGTTCGGCGTCTTCGAAATCGGGATGAACCACGCGGGCGAGATCGAACCGCTGGTGAAGATGGTTCGTCCGCATGTCGCGATCGTCACGACCGTCGAGCCGGTGCATCTGGAGCATTTCTCCGGCATTGAGGCGATTGCCGATGCGAAGGCGGAAATCTTTCTGGGACTGGAGCCGGGCGGCGCGGTGTTGCTTTATCGCGACAATCCGCAATACGCGCGGCTCGCGGAATCAGCGAAGCGCGCGAAGGCGGGCCATGTTCTTTCTTTCGGCGAACACGAAAGCGCCGACGTGCGGCTGCTCGATGTCGCGCTGAAGGAAGATGCGAGCGCCGCGCACGCACTCGTTCTCGGCGACGAGGTGATGTTCAAGCTCGGCGCGCCCGGCAAGCATCTGGTGATGAATGCGCTCGCCGTGCTGGCGGCCGTGAAACTCATGGGCGCTGATCTCGCGAAGGCCGCGCTCGCGCTCGGCGATTACACGCCGCCGCAGGGCCGCGGCCGCCGCGTGCCGCTGCAGCTTCCGGGCGGCTCCGGCTTGCTGATCGACGAGAGCTACAACGCCAATCCCGCTTCCATGCGCGCGGCAATCGAGGTGCTTTCCCGCGCGCCGCTGGGTAACGGCGGGCGCAGGATCGCGGTGCTCGGCGATATGTTGGAACTCGGAGAGGAAGGGCCGGCGCTCCATGCCGGGCTTGCCGCACCTCTGGCCAATGGCGGAATCGATCTTGTGTTCTGTTCCGGGCCTTTGATGCGTTCGCTGTGGGATGCCCTTTCCCCCGGACAGCGCGGCGGCTATGCGGAGAGCGCCGCCGAACTTGAACCGGATGTGATTTCTGCCCTGCGCGGCGGGGATGCGATTATGGTCAAGGGATCGAACGGCAGCCGCATGGGGCCGCTTGCGGCCAGCATTGCGCAGAAATTCGGCATGCCGGCAAAAGTATCGGCCTAG